The Tigriopus californicus strain San Diego chromosome 5, Tcal_SD_v2.1, whole genome shotgun sequence genome includes a region encoding these proteins:
- the LOC131881013 gene encoding sialic acid synthase-like isoform X2 yields the protein MSTIASTSAEGKTSSLPEDIHLGLGKCIGPAHPAFFIAEIGQNHQGDFTLACELIKRSKLAGVDCVKFQRGHLEHKFTPEALHRSYDNDRSWATLYGEHKRVLDFTTQEFKRLKDYADSQDILMSSSAMDVDAAKFLLQMQLPFIKIGSGDINNGELLDYIGKQSNVNLILSTGMCNMSDVINVYDRMKSFQRPNFALLHCTSAYPTPIHAINLNVITTYKNRFPDINVGYSGHEQGFVSTLGAIALGAKIIERHVTLDKTMKGADHSCSLNLKDLQDLMSQIRILEASLGSGIKEMPQCELECYHKLGKSVVATTNIPLGCVIEPSQVTVKVATPQGIDGTALDSLIGKLSLVDIEKEDALQSWMVQPI from the exons ACATTCATCTAGGGCTAGGGAAATGCATAGGACCCGCTCATCCGGCCTTCTTCATTGCCGAGATAGGTCAAAATCACCAAGGTGACTTCACTCTGGCGTGTGAACTCATCAAACGATCCAAGCTAGCCGGAGTCGATTGCGTCAAGTTCCAAAGAGGCCATTTGGAGCACAAATTTACCCCCGAGGCTCTTCATAGATCTTACGACAACGATCGGAGCTGGGCCACTTTGTATGGAGAGCATAAACGAGTGTTGGATTTCACTACGCAAGAATTCAAGCGTCTGAAGGATTACGCAGATTCCCAAGACATTCTTATGTCATCGTCGGCCATGGACGTGGATGCAGCGAAGTTCTTGTTGCAAATGCAGTTGCCCTTCATCAAAATTGGCTCTGGAGACATTAACAACGGGGAACTGCTCGACTATATTGGCAAGCAGTCCAATGTTAACCTGATTCTTTCCACTGGTATGTGCAATATGAGCGACGTGATCAATGTGTACGATCGGATGAAGTCATTTCAACGACCGAATTTTGCTCTTCTACATTGTACAAGCGCATATCCAACGCCAATTCACGCCATTAACCTGAACGTGATTACTACGTACAAAAATCGATTTCCTGATATCAATGTCGGTTATTCGGGCCATGAACAAGGCTTCGTGTCAACGTTAGGGGCGATTGCCTTAGGTGCCAAGATCATTGAGAGACATGTGACCCTGGACAAGACCATGAAAGGGGCAGATCATAGTTGTTCACTCAATCTGAAAGACTTGCAAGATCTCATGAGTCAGATTCGTATTCTGGAAGCAAGTTTGGGTAGTGGAATTAAGGAGATGCCACAATGCGAATTGGAGTGCTACCATAAATTGGGCAAATCTGTGGTGGCCACAACCAATATCCCTCTTGGATGTGTCATCGAGCCTTCCCAGGTGACTGTTAAG GTTGCCACGCCACAAGGAATTGACGGAACTGCTTTGGACAGCTTGATTGGAAAACTCTCTTTagttgacattgaaaaagaagacgcTCTTCAATCGTGGATGGTGCAGCCGATTTAG
- the LOC131881021 gene encoding homeobox protein notochord-like, with translation MSKETKRNRTIFTAPQIDVLESYFAKQQYIVGPERQQLASQLHLTELQVKVWFQNRRIKWRKENQKTEQNRLSDVGLSQDQKPEFQFDAGS, from the exons atgtccaaagagACCAAACGGAACAGAACCATATTCACAGCTCCTCAAATCGATGTCTTGGAATCATACTTTGCCAAACAGCAATACATCGTGGGTCCTGAACGGCAGCAACTGGCTAGTCAGTTACATCTTACAGAATTACAA GTCAAAGTCTGGTTTCAAAACCGCCGCATCAAATGGAGGAAGGAAAATCAAAAAACCGAGCAAAATCGTCTCAGCGACGTGGGACTGTCCCAAGACCAGAAACCAGAGTTCCAATTTGACGCTGGCAGTTGA
- the LOC131881014 gene encoding protein RCC2 homolog yields the protein MANKRPGEGAEGSDDQSQAKKGKGTEDFGLLLFSGATDWEFVGRKANNLPRSKNTFWKPIIMETFANMSMKAVYSGPNSVHIFAINEEGQVFAWGRNEQGQLGLGDTKDRKKPAKVEFPEGVQIAKIATGKNHSLFLTDAGEIFACGDNRHGQTSGGKKDSKCTKPTRVSHEGPSAKHIACGGDFSAFVGTDGSIWTWGHPEHGQLGHNTEGQYIEKAGKVNYDYVYNPSRISTFVEKDARKKNTQYLTPPNIVTMDCGTNHCVAVDSNNKAYSWGFGGYGRLGHSCTDNEMVPCLIASFNGPKRGIKSVTCGAQFNLAPAEIPGTTYMWGQYVSSKEANMYPKPIPDLSGWLDIKSIACSTKGWVLSADDTIIAAIPSPAYGELAMGEFKKSSAAPTEVKTLDGLKVAQCAMGLAYSLFLARVEPDKVDALKKKYPVIAQVDD from the exons ATGGCCAACAAACGACCCGGAGAGGGCGCCGAGGGCTCCGATGACCAATCCCAGGCCAAGAAAGGCAAAGGAACCGAG GATTTCGGCCTTCTACTTTTCTCGGGAGCCACGGATTGGGAGTTTGTAGGTCGCAAGGCCAACAACTTACCGCGCAGCAAGAACACCTTCTGGAAGCCCATCATCATGGAGACGTTCGCCAATATGTCTATGAAGGCCGTGTACTCTGGACCGAATTCGGTCCATATTTTTGCCATCAATGAGGAGGGCCAGGTGTTCGCTTGGGGCCGGAACGAGCAAGGTCAATTGGGATTGGGCGATACCAAAGATCGGAAGAAACCGGCTAAAGTTGAGTTTCCCGAGGGCGTGCAGATCGCCAAAATCGCCACCGGCAAGAACCATTCGTTGTTCCTGACCG ATGCGGGAGAGATTTTTGCCTGCGGGGATAACCGTCACGGCCAAACGTCCGGCGGAAAGAAGGACAGTAAATGCACGAAACCCACTCGG GTGTCGCATGAGGGTCCCTCGGCGAAACATATCGCTTGTGGCGGTGACTTTAGCGCTTTTGTGGGAACGGATGGTTCCATTTGGACTTGGGGCCATCCTGAGCATGGTCAGCTAGGCCACAACACTGAAGGCCAGTACATCGAAAAGGCCGGGAAAGTCAACTACGACTATGTTTACAATCCCAGCCGCATTTCCACCTTTGTGGAAAAGGATGCGCGTAAAAAGAACACTCAATACCTTACCCCGCCCAACATTGTGACCATGGACTGTGGCACCAACCATTGC GTGGCGGTGGACAGTAATAATAAGGCGTACAGTTGGGGGTTCGGTGGATACGGTCGATTAGGCCATTCCTGTACGGACAACGAGATGGTCCCATGTCTGATTGCCTCCTTCAATGGTCCCAAACGCGGCATCAAGTCCGTTACCTGCGGCGCTCAATTCAACTTAGCTCCGGCCGAGATCCCAGGCACCACCTACATGTGGGGTCAATACGTTTCGAGCAAGGAGGCCAACATGTATCCCAAACCCATTCCGGATCTCTCTGGCTGGCTGGATATCAAGTCTATTGCTTGCTCCACCAAGGGATGGGTTCTGTCCGCTGACGATACCATCATCGCCGCCATTCCAAGCCCTGCCTACGGAGAATTG GCTATGGGCGAGTTCAAAAAATCATCCGCAGCTCCCACTGAAGTGAAAACTTTAGACGGCTTAAAAGTGGCTCAATGTGCTATGGGGTTGGCCTATAGCTTGTTTTTAGCCAGAGTTGAGCCTGATAAGGTGGATGCTCTCAAGAAGAAGTATCCCGTCATCGCTCAGGTTGACGACTGA
- the LOC131881012 gene encoding protein slit-like, translated as MKWSDVLLCLSISICLIHPILCYCPRECKCSSDGVIDCSRANLDTFPRDIPFNAHTIDLSHNSISQFPDLSEWLEYSQIKNLDVSHNSIQCFDSQFIGSKVEHVDLRYNRLQSLRVDKSLEDLKVRINDDETLNNCQCAKESLHKFSGVSCSESYFSPHAILCGTSSDDVVPGESICLEQEAMCPKDCHCNDGIVDCRDKKLDRFPSSIPHSATELRLEQNNIGSIPKNAFAKLKWLRRIDLSNNEIRVIPDDTFNGLPRLTSLVLYGNQIERISGSSFYDLPALQLLLLNSNKIRCIHPNAFNRLEVLHLLSLYDNNIQTLSNGTFDGLENLQTLHLGKNSFACGCDLAWLTTWLQKNPVETSGARCETPVKLQRKKISTLHLEQSNCLDLSGSAPSCNWTAPCPYPCSCSDGIVDCSGRGVKIIPSDLPKTTRELQLSGNVMDIIPSVGLFNLLPSLNTLNMSQNFISVIEEGSFEGARTITILDLSHNSLSTIRGRLLRGLDGLTTLYLHNNNIHCISPGAFDMLPKLSFANILSNPIQCDCHMAWFGDWLRSQNNTSAVATCATPTHLKNRQLQDLPLPSFRCKGSADEGCLEQHYCPRECVCTGTVIRCSHAQLKHVPNNVPKEASELYLDVNDITDLKMEQFSHLQRLSRLDISNNKISVIKPYVFANLTRLSTLIISYNEIKCIQPRAFSGLHHLRILSLHGNSISMIPKSAFDDQNSITHLALGSNPLLCDCNLKWLSQWMKSQYIEPGIAKCSHPNSLANHLVLTTPESSFKCQDETPQDILAKCDPCHRAPCQNNASCKAQHGLDFICDCVPGYYGTFCEKNIDACYGNPCSHDGTCTVMEHGRFECNCPLGYSGLRCEFDINECASSPCQNDAKCIDQIGSFACDCKEGFTGDLCHKEIDPCEDAQEKCLNEGTCVPSKSTFSCVCQPGFSGPDCSISLNDCRSHMCQNGGTCLDGNGTYSCVCTPEFAGKYCELEPIISHLYPQSSPCQQHECKHGTCFMPKDSKDYVCKCDSGYTGKYCEYLTSLSFDQKGAYAQMEPLNTQPFANVTMEVITLETSGILIYVGQNEHLAVELFKGRIRVSYDVGNYPVSTMFSYENISDGLRHRIQILAHGKNLTLQVDQGQSRSIVNEGANSEVQFRTPLYVAGCPDNVGEEALKHWHLRNISSFQGCMPSLHINDKLVDFLQAADVRHKVSPGCSMSELVQNAEPEDPCSPSPCKHGTCSPIEAIPGFQCTCKQGFSGVYCNQKDMNRNFQRDRQRKDSRRVRNNKRKKKCKKQKYRDYYIDKSGCRSKRPYKMAKCVSDTSDSCVAKKTKLRTIRFICQNGRKFNKEVEMIRKCGRIKQDKRKRI; from the exons ATGAAGTGGAGTGATGTGTTGCTTTGTCTATCGATTTCGATCTGTTTGATACATCCCATCTTGTGCTACTGTCCCAGGGAATGCAAATGTTCTAGTGACGGAGTGATTGACTGCTCACGAGCCAACCTCGACACATTTCCAAGAGACATCCCTTTCAATGCACATACGAT AGATCTCAGCCACAATTCGATCTCCCAATTCCCTGACCTGTCCGAGTGGCTAGAGTACTCACAGATCAAGAACCTTGATGTTTCTCATAACTCGATCCAATGCTTCGACAGCCAATTCATTGGATCAAAGGTTGAGCATGT GGATTTGCGATACAATCGGCTCCAAAGCTTGAGGGTCGACAAATCTTTGGAAGACCTCAAAGTCAGAATTAATGACGACGAAACCCTGAACAATTGCCAATGTGCGAAGGAATCGCTCCACAAATTCAGTGGGGTGTCTTGTAGCGAGTCCTACTTCTCACCACACGCCATTCTCTGTG GAACATCTTCTGACGATGTCGTGCCAGGAGAAAGTATTTGCTTGGAACAAGAAGCGATGTGTCCCAAAGACTGTCATTGCAATGATGGGATAGTGGATTGCCGGGACAAGAAATTGGATCGATTCCCCTCGTCAATCCCTCACAGTGCTACTGAATT GCGTTTGGAACAAAATAACATTGGATCCATCCCCAAAAATGCGTTCGCCAAGTTGAAGTGGCTACGACGAAT TGACTTAAGCAACAACGAAATACGAGTCATTCCTGATGACACTTTCAATGGGCTTCCAAGGTTGACCTCGTT GGTTTTGTATGGAAATCAAATCGAAAGAATATCGGGCTCTAGTTTCTATGACCTTCCCGCCCTCCAGCTCCT ACTATTGAATTCGAATAAGATCCGATGCATCCATCCAAATGCTTTCAACCGATTGGAAGTTCTTCATTTGTT ATCTTTGTACGACAACAACATCCAAACCTTGAGCAATGGAACTTTTGATGGACTGGAAAACCTTCAAACCTT ACACTTGGGCAAAAACTCATTTGCCTGCGGTTGCGATTTGGCCTGGCTAACGACTTGGCTTCAGAAAAACCCCGTGGAAACCTCTGGCGCTCGATGCGAGACCCCCGTCAAATTGCAGCGGAAAAAGATTTCGACGCTCCATTTGGAGCAATCCAACTGTTTGGATCTTTCTGGCTCTGCCCCATCTTGCAATTGGACGGCTCCTTGTCCTTATCCATGTTCTTGCTCGGATGGGATTGTGGATTGTTCGGGTCGTGGAGTGAAGATTATCCCTTCAGATCTGCCCAAAACCACGCGGGAACTTCAATTGAGTGGCAACGTAATGGATATCATTCCCTCAGTGGGTCtcttcaatttgctcccttccTTGAACACGCTAAACATGAGTCAAAACTTCATCAGTGTCATAGAGGAAGGTTCCTTTGAAGGAGCAAGAACGATAACCATTTT GGATCTCTCTCACAATTCACTTTCCACCATTCGAGGACGGCTATTGCGGGGTCTAGATGGACTAACCACGCTCTATTTGCATAACAACAACATCCATTGTATTTCTCCTGGCGCTTTCGATATGCTGCCCAAGCTTTCGTTTGCAAATATCTTGAGTAATCCAATTCAATGTGATTGTCACATGGCTTGGTTTGGAGATTGGTTGAGGAGCCAAAACAATACCTCGGCCGTGGCCACTTGTGCCACACCCACTCATTTGAAAAACCGACAACTCCAAGATCTGCCATTACCCTCCTTCAGGTGTAAAG GCTCTGCAGATGAAGGATGTTTGGAACAACATTACTGTCCAAGGGAATGTGTTTGCACGGGAACTGTCATTCGATGCAGCCATGCACAACTGAAGCACGTGCCAAATAATGTACCCAAAGAGGCATCTGAGCTCTATCTTGATGTCAATGACATCACAGATTTGAAGATGGAACAATTCAGCCATTTGCAGCGCCTCTCCAGATT GGACATCAGTAACAACAAAATATCGGTCATCAAGCCATACGTGTTTGCTAATCTCACCCGACTGTCTACGTTGATAATCAGCTACAATGAAATTAAGTGTATCCAACCACGAGCCTTCAGTGGATTGCATCATCTGAGAATTCTATCCCTTCATGGAAATTCCATTTCCATGATCCCGAAAAGTGCCTTCGACGATCAGAACAGCATCACTCACTT AGCTCTTGGATCTAATCCGCTTTTGTGTGATTGCAACTTGAAATGGCTCTCACAATGGATGAAAAGTCAATACATCGAGCCGGGTATTGCAAAGTGCTCTCATCCCAACTCCTTGGCCAACCATTTGGTTCTGACTACCCCTGAGAGTAGCTTCAAATGTCAGG ACGAAACTCCTCAAGATATTCTGGCCAAATGCGACCCCTGTCACAGGGCTCCATGCCAAAATAATGCCTCTTGTAAAGCCCAACATGGCCTAGACTTCATTTGCGATTGCGTTCCTGGGTACTATGGAACCTTTTGTGAGAAGAATATTGACGCCTGCTACGGGAACCCATGTTCGCACGATGGCACATGCACTGTTATGGAACACGGAAGATTCGA ATGTAATTGCCCTCTCGGATATTCTGGATTGCGATGTGAATTTGACATCAATGAGTGCGCCAGTAGCCCTTgccaaaatgatgccaaatgcATCGATCAAATCGGGAGTTTCGCTTGCGATTGCAAAGAGGGTTTCACCGGGGACCTTTGCCACAAAGAAATCGACCCTTGTGAGGATGCCCAAGAAAAGTGCCTCAATGAAGGGACATGTGTGCCCAGTAAGAGTACGTTTTCTTGCGTTTGCCAACCTGGATTCAGCGGACCAGATTGTTCCATATCCTTGAACGATTGTCGAAGTCACATGTGTCAA AATGGCGGAACTTGCCTCGATGGTAATGGAACTTACAGTTGTGTTTGCACCCCCGAGTTTGCCGGCAAGTATTGCGAATTGGAACCCATCATTAGCCACCTCTACCCCCAATCATCGCCCTGTCAACAACATGAATGTAAACATGGAACATGCTTCATGCCCAAGGATTCCAAGGATTACGTTTGCAAGTGTGATTCGGGATACACAG GCAAATATTGCGAATATCTTACAAGTTTGAGCTTCGATCAAAAAGGAGCATATGCCCAAATGGAACCGCTAAATACGCAGCCGTTTGCCAATGTTACCATGGAAGTGATCACCTTGGAAACGAGTGGAATCTTGATCTACGTTGGCCAAAACGAACATCTAGCTGTGGAGCTATTCAAGGGGCGGATCCGAGTGTCGTATGATGTTGGGAATTATCCCGTGAGCACAATGTTCAGTTACGAGAATATCTCTGATGGGCTTCGACATCGAATTCAAATCCTGGCTCATGGCAAGAATCTAACTCTCCAAGTTGATCAAGGCCAGTCCCGATCCATTGTCAACGAGGGAGCCAACTCGGAGGTTCAATTCCGAACCCCTCTTTACGTGGCAGGGTGCCCAGATAATGTGGGAGAAGAAGCGCTAAAACATTGGCACCTGAGAAATATCTCCAGTTTCCAAG GTTGCATGCCTTCTCTCCACATCAATGACAAATTGGTGGACTTCCTTCAAGCTGCTGATGTTCGTCACAAGGTCTCTCCTGGATGTTCCATGTCagaattggtccaaaatgcTGAGCCAGAAGATCCGTGTTCTCCATCCCCTTGCAAGCATGGAACTTGTTCGCCCATTGAAGCAATCCCTGGCTTCCAGTGTACCTGCAAACAAGGTTTTAGCGGTGTCTATTGCAATCAAAAAG ATATGAATCGAAACTTCCAAAGGGATCGACAGCGCAAAGACTCTCGACGCGTTCGAAACAACAAACGGAAGAAGAAGtgcaagaaacaaaaatatagaGACTACTACATCGACAAGAGCGGCTGCCGATCCAAGAGGCCTTACAAAATGGCCAAGTGTGTTTCAGATACCTCGGACTCGTGTGTGGCGAAGAAGACAAAGTTGCGAACCATTCGCTTTATTTGCCAAAACGGGCGCAAGTTCAACAAAGAAGTGGAAATGATCCGCAAATGTGGCAGAATCAAGCAAGACAAGAGAAAGCGTATTTAG
- the LOC131881020 gene encoding vascular endothelial growth factor receptor 1-like, translated as MTTNYNTAHMWTQLVIIFSGILMISGNGVIQKLLTIRTCGKPNIQNIMNNVTASPGQSATFKCQVDMSCIVAYIEWYHEMDNGTEKLIKTASSSGDPHVHVIKQVKSADEGLYTCIAGNVLGQATASAYLEVNGAPSWHQCTHTVMITSLLSCCMMFYSMFSSSPSSSISPLSALTWSRLDIT; from the exons atgacgacaaatTACAACACGGCTCACATGTGGACACAACTGGTGATAATTTTCTCCGGAATTTTAATGATTTCGGGGAACGGGGTCATTCAGAAGTTATTGACAA TTCGAACTTGCGGGAAGCCcaatattcaaaatatcatGAACAATGTTACTGCCAGTCCGGGTCAATCGGCCACCTTCAAATGTCAAGTGGACATGTCTTGTATTGTTGCCTACATTGAGTGGTATCACGAGATGGACAACGGCACAGAAAAGCTAATCAAG ACTGCTTCCTCTTCGGGTGATCCTCATGTACACGTGATCAAACAAGTCAAATCTGCAGACGAAGGGTTGTACACTTGCATTGCCGGGAACGTTCTTGGACAAGCTACCGCTTCGGCCTATCTGGAAGTGAATGGAGCTCCTTCCTGGCATCAGTGCACGCATACCGTCATGATCACATCACTTTTGTCCTGTTGCATGATGTTCTACTCCATGttctcatcatcaccatcatcatcgatCTCGCCTTTATCCGCACTCACGTGGTCACGGCTGGACATAACGTGA